CCGTCTGGTACAGGTACAGGCCCTTGAGGAGGCCGTCGACGTCCAGGTCGGCGGGCTCGGGCGGCTGCTGGTACGGCTCGTTGTAGACGGTCAGGTAGTAGAAGATGTCCTCGCCCTGGGGGTGCTCCTCCGACGAGCCGTACATGCGGCGCAGCGCGTCCTGCACGATGTGCGCCAGCTCGAACGCCCACGCCGGGTCGTAGTGGACGCACGCCGGGTTCGACGCGGCGAGCAGCGGCGAGTGCCCGTCGGCGTGCTGGAGGCCCTCACCGGTGAGGGTGGTGCGCCCGGCGGTGGCGCCGAGGAGGAACCCGCGGCCCATCTGGTCGGCCATCGCCCACATCTGGTCGCCGGTCCGCTGGAACCCGAACATCGAGTAGAAGATGTAGACCGGGATCATGTGCTCGCCGTGCGTGGCGTACGTGGTGCCCGCGGCGATCGTCGACGCCATCGAGCCGGCCTCGCTGATGCCCTCGTGGAGCATCTGGCCGCTCTCGGACTCCTTGTACGCCAGCAGGAGCTTGCGGTCCACCGCCTCGTAGGTCTGCCCGTGCGGCGAGTAGATCTTCGAGGTGGGGAACAGCGAGTCCATCCCGAACGTGCGGTACTCGTCCGGGGCGATCGGCACGAAGCGGGCGCCGATGTTCTCGTCCTTGATCAGGTCCTTGAGCAGCCGGACGAACGCCATCGTGGTGGCGACGTTCTGCTTGCCGGACCCCTTCTTCAGCTCGGCGTAGACGGGGTCGCCGGGCAGCTTGAGCGGTTTGGCGCGCACCACGCGCTTGGGCAGGAACCCGCCGAGCGCGGCGCGGCGCTCGCGCATGTACTGGATCTCGTCGGAGTCCTCGCCCGGGTGGTAGTAGGGCGGCAGCGGCTGCTCCAGCGCCGAGTCGGGGATGTCCAGGTAGAGGCGGTCCCGGAACTCCTTCAGCTCGGCCTTGGTGAGCTTCTTCATCTGGTGGGTGGCGTTGCGGGCCTCGAAGTCGGAGCCGAGCGTCCAGCCCTTGATGGTGTGCGCGAGGATCACGGTCGGCTGCCCGACGTGCTCGCGGGCCGCCTTGAACGCCGCGTACACCTTGCGGTAGTCGTGCCCGCCGCGCGACAGCTTGCGCAGCTCGTCGTCCGACAGGTGCTGGACGATCTTGCGCAGCCGCGGGTCGGCGCCGAAGAACTTCTCCCGGATGTACGCGCCGGACTCGACGGAGAACGTCTGGAACTGCCCGTCGGGGGTGGTGTTCATCTGGTTGACCAGCACGCCGTCGACGTCCTGCGCGAGGAGCGGGTCCCAGTCGCGGCCCCAGATGACCTTGATGACGTTCCAGCCGGCGCCGCGGAAGAACGACTCCAGCTCCTGGATGATCTTGCCGTTGCCGCGGACCGGCCCGTCGAGCTGCTGCAGGTTGCAGTTGACGACGAAGGTGAGGTTGTCGAGCTCCTCCCGGGCGGCCAGGCCGATCGCGCCGAGCGACTCGGGCTCGGCCATCTCGCCGTCGCCGAGGAACGCCCACACGTGCGAGCGGGACGTGTCCTTGATCTTCCGGTTGTAGAGGTAGCGGTTGAACCGGGCCTGGTACACCGAGTGGATCGCGGTGAGGCCCATGGACACCGTGGGGAACTCCCAGAAGTCCGGCATCAGCCGCGGGTGCGGGTAGGACGACAGGCCGCCGCCCGGGTGCGAGCGCTCCTGCCGGAACCCGTCCAGCTTCTCCTCGGGGAGACGTCCCTCGAGGTAGGCGCGGGCGTAGATGCCGGGGGAGGCGTGGCCCTGGATGAACACCTGGTCGCCGGACTCGCCGTGGTCCTTGCCGCGGAAGAAGTGGTTGAAGCCGACCTCGTACAGGGACGCGGCCGAGGCGTAGGTGGCGATGTGGCCGCCGACGCTGATCTCGGGGCGGTTCGCCCGCGACACCATGATCGCGGCGTTCCACCGGATGTAGGCGCGGATGCGCCGCTCCACGTGCTCGTCGCCGGGGAACCAGGGCTCGTGCTCCGGCGGGATCGTGTTGATGAAGTCGGTGCTGCGGAGGCCGGGCACCCCGACCTGCAGCTCCCGCGCCCGCTCCAGGAGGCGCAGCATCACGTAGCGCGCCCTGCTGCGGCCCTGTGTCTTGGTGACCGTGTCCAGCGACTCCAGCCATTCCCTGGTCTCCTCCGGGTTGATGTCCGGAAGCTGACTCGGCAGGCCGTCGCTGATGATGGAAAAGCGTTGACGTCCGGAAGCCACGGGGTCCCCTCTGTCCTTACGTCCTTGCGGGTGAGACCGGGGCCGCCGCGCGGGCCGCCACCGGTCCCCGGCAGACTGTTGTCGCTCGTCTCGAGACCCCATCGTCGCCGTTCGCGGCGACTATCGCATCTCTACCAACCAGTAACCATTCTCCCCGGTCAACCGGGGTACGCACCCTTCGAGGACGGTTTTCCGAGCAGATCGGAGGAGCCATGAAGGGGCGAGTCGGAGACCGGCTGCTGGTCCACGGCACAGTCGTGGGGCAGCCCGACCGGCAGGGAGAGATTCTCGAGGTGCGGGGGGAGAACGGGGATCCGCCGTTCCTCGTCCGGTTCGAGGACGGCAGCGAGACCCTGGTCTACCCGGGGCCGGACGCGGTGATCGAGCCCAAGGAGGAGATCGCCCGCTGACCGGGCCCGCGCGTGCCCCGCACCGCGAGATCGCGCGGCCCCGGATGCGTCCGGGGCCGCGGATCGGGTATGCCGGAGGTCATGGAGAGCACTGTGATCCGCGTGTCGACCGGCGCACGCGAGACCGTGCACGACATCACGGCCGAGTGCGAGAGGTTCGCCGCGTCCGCGGGAGGCGACGGGCTGCTGCACGTCTTCGTCCCGCACGCCACCGCCGGCGTGGCAATCATCGAGCTGGGGGCCGGCAGCGACGACGACCTGCTCGCCGCCCTCGGGGACCTGCTCCCGGCGGACGACCGCTGGCGGCACGCGCACGGCTCCCCGGGGCACGGGCGGTCGCACGTGATGCCCGCCCTCATCCCGCCGTTCGCGACGCTCCCGGTCGTCGGCGGGCGGCTGGCTCTGGGAACATGGCAGTCGGTCGCCCTCGTCGACCTCAACGTGGACAACCCCGACAGGCAGATCCAGCTGTCCTTTCTCAAGGGATGAAGGACGTGCGTCACCCTCTGTGGGCGCCCAGTCACAGCGATCTTCGTAATCGGGCCAATGAGGCCACCAAAAGCCGGGAAGACACTTGCGCTAGGGGCCCTCACTTGTGTGGACTGTCCCGCAAACACCGCACAGGTGCGGGCGGACCGTCCGTTCCGGGGGCCCGGAATGCACACGCACGGCACCGTGCGGACTTGACGACCATGGGAGGACTTTCGTGAGCGCGACCGCGGGTCAGGCGCAGTCTGAGCGCAGCCTGGCCGAACGGCTCGGCGTCAAACCGGGCCAGGTGGTGCAGGAGATCGGCTACGACGACGACGTCGACGAGGAGCTCAGGGAATCGGTCGAGGCCGTCACGGGGAACGAGCTCGTCGACGAGGACTACGACGACGTGGTCGACGTCGTGCTGCTGTGGTGGCGCGAAGATGACGGCGACCTCTTCGAGGGCCTGACGGACGCGATGGTCCCGTTGACCAGCGGCGGCGACATCTGGCTGCTGACGCCCAAGGCGGGCCGCGAGGGCCACGTGGAGCCGAGCGACATCGGCGAGGCCGCGCAGACGGCCGGGCTCTCGCAGACCAGCAGCATCAGCGCGGCCAAGGAGTGGTCTGGAACGCGGCTGGTCGCGCCCAAGGTCCGTAAGTAGTCCCCGGTACCCGGTCCCCGGGACGTGGGGGGTGGCAGACTTGTCCCCGTTCCCCACGCCGGTGGGGACGGGGCGTTGCCCCGCCGCGGGCGGGGACGATCGGCGGGAGAGGCTGTGGCGGTCGAGGTAGGCGACGGCGCACCGGACTTCGAGCTGAAGGACCAGCACGGCGCGCCGGTGAAGCTGTCGGACTTCCGCGGGGAGAAGAACGTCGTCCTGGTGTTCTATCCGCTGGCGTTCAGCGGCGTCTGCTCGGGCGAGCTGTCCCGGATCCGGGACGAGCTGCCCACGCTGGGCGACGACG
The sequence above is drawn from the Actinomadura hallensis genome and encodes:
- a CDS encoding DUF3052 domain-containing protein; amino-acid sequence: MSATAGQAQSERSLAERLGVKPGQVVQEIGYDDDVDEELRESVEAVTGNELVDEDYDDVVDVVLLWWREDDGDLFEGLTDAMVPLTSGGDIWLLTPKAGREGHVEPSDIGEAAQTAGLSQTSSISAAKEWSGTRLVAPKVRK
- a CDS encoding YjbQ family protein yields the protein MESTVIRVSTGARETVHDITAECERFAASAGGDGLLHVFVPHATAGVAIIELGAGSDDDLLAALGDLLPADDRWRHAHGSPGHGRSHVMPALIPPFATLPVVGGRLALGTWQSVALVDLNVDNPDRQIQLSFLKG
- a CDS encoding DUF1918 domain-containing protein, with amino-acid sequence MKGRVGDRLLVHGTVVGQPDRQGEILEVRGENGDPPFLVRFEDGSETLVYPGPDAVIEPKEEIAR
- the aceE gene encoding pyruvate dehydrogenase (acetyl-transferring), homodimeric type, coding for MASGRQRFSIISDGLPSQLPDINPEETREWLESLDTVTKTQGRSRARYVMLRLLERARELQVGVPGLRSTDFINTIPPEHEPWFPGDEHVERRIRAYIRWNAAIMVSRANRPEISVGGHIATYASAASLYEVGFNHFFRGKDHGESGDQVFIQGHASPGIYARAYLEGRLPEEKLDGFRQERSHPGGGLSSYPHPRLMPDFWEFPTVSMGLTAIHSVYQARFNRYLYNRKIKDTSRSHVWAFLGDGEMAEPESLGAIGLAAREELDNLTFVVNCNLQQLDGPVRGNGKIIQELESFFRGAGWNVIKVIWGRDWDPLLAQDVDGVLVNQMNTTPDGQFQTFSVESGAYIREKFFGADPRLRKIVQHLSDDELRKLSRGGHDYRKVYAAFKAAREHVGQPTVILAHTIKGWTLGSDFEARNATHQMKKLTKAELKEFRDRLYLDIPDSALEQPLPPYYHPGEDSDEIQYMRERRAALGGFLPKRVVRAKPLKLPGDPVYAELKKGSGKQNVATTMAFVRLLKDLIKDENIGARFVPIAPDEYRTFGMDSLFPTSKIYSPHGQTYEAVDRKLLLAYKESESGQMLHEGISEAGSMASTIAAGTTYATHGEHMIPVYIFYSMFGFQRTGDQMWAMADQMGRGFLLGATAGRTTLTGEGLQHADGHSPLLAASNPACVHYDPAWAFELAHIVQDALRRMYGSSEEHPQGEDIFYYLTVYNEPYQQPPEPADLDVDGLLKGLYLYQTAPEPVAANDQAPRAQLLASGVAARWVLEAQRLLAEDWGVAADVWSATSWNELAREARACDEWNLLNPEGEQRVPYVTRRLENVPGPIVAVSDFTRAVPDQIAPWVHGDFTSLGTDGFGFSDTRAAARRYFHVDAASIVLAVLTRLARQGEVKPETLQQAIRRYRLDADVSEVFANGVSGAESNTGGDG